One part of the Prochlorococcus marinus str. MIT 9313 genome encodes these proteins:
- the rpe gene encoding ribulose-phosphate 3-epimerase, translated as MSTKPLVIAPSILSADFSRLGEDVQAVDQAGADWIHVDVMDGRFVPNITIGPLIVEALRPVTSKPLDVHLMIVEPERYVGDFAKAGADHIYVQVEACPHLHRNLAQIKDLGKKAGAVLNPSTPLDTLEYCLELCDLVLIMSVNPGFGGQSFIDNQVQKIRELRRICDEQGLDPWIEVDGGIKADNAWKVIEAGANAIVSGSGVFNQPDYAEAIRGIRNSKRPEGVVV; from the coding sequence ATGAGCACGAAGCCCCTGGTAATCGCCCCCTCGATCCTCTCTGCCGATTTCTCCCGCCTAGGAGAAGACGTGCAGGCTGTAGATCAAGCCGGCGCAGACTGGATTCATGTGGATGTCATGGACGGCCGATTCGTGCCAAATATCACGATTGGTCCTCTGATCGTTGAAGCACTAAGGCCTGTGACCAGTAAGCCCCTAGATGTCCACTTGATGATCGTGGAACCAGAAAGGTATGTAGGAGATTTCGCAAAAGCAGGTGCAGATCACATCTATGTGCAGGTTGAAGCCTGTCCACACCTTCACCGCAACCTTGCGCAAATCAAGGATCTCGGTAAGAAAGCAGGTGCAGTACTCAACCCAAGCACACCTCTGGACACCCTTGAGTACTGCCTGGAGCTATGTGATCTAGTCCTGATTATGAGCGTCAACCCAGGCTTTGGTGGGCAAAGCTTCATCGACAATCAAGTGCAAAAGATCCGCGAGCTGCGTCGTATTTGCGACGAACAGGGTCTCGATCCCTGGATCGAAGTCGATGGAGGTATCAAGGCCGACAATGCCTGGAAAGTGATCGAAGCTGGCGCCAATGCGATTGTGAGCGGGTCTGGCGTGTTCAATCAGCCCGACTACGCCGAAGCTATCCGAGGCATCCGTAATAGCAAACGTCCTGAAGGTGTTGTGGTCTGA
- the gndA gene encoding NADP-dependent phosphogluconate dehydrogenase, translating to MSKAHFGLIGLGVMGENLVLNAERNGFSSVVYNRTYAKTEEFLKGLGSDKAIQGAKDLQDFVDKLERPRRILMMIKAGSAIDAVIEQISPYLQEGDLLIDGGNSEFRDTERRVAELESKSFGYIGMGVSGGAKGALEGPSMMPGGTKTSYEAIESLVCKMAAQVEDGPCVTYIGPGGSGHFVKTVHNGIEYGIEQILAEAYDLMKRVGGMTGTQMADVLAQWNATEELSSYLVEITEVCLRTKDPDDGSDLVEKIMDQAGQKGTGLWTVVSALELGASVPTIYASLNGRVMSSMKPQRITAEQILHGSAIKPFDLGSSADGMAPLMDAVVLSCMASYAQGMELLRIASAEYNYNLHLPSIAQIWKGGCIIRSRLLKRIQDAFNADPQLSNLLIDPWFAEQVNRRLPGLAKVVAGAAEAGIPVPCFSSTLDYINSYRTARLPQNLVQAMRDCFGSHTYQRVDKEGTFHTEWLD from the coding sequence ATGTCCAAGGCACATTTCGGTTTGATCGGTCTTGGCGTGATGGGCGAAAACCTTGTGCTCAATGCAGAGCGCAATGGTTTTTCTAGTGTCGTTTACAACCGCACCTACGCCAAAACAGAGGAGTTCCTTAAAGGGCTTGGGTCTGATAAAGCCATTCAGGGTGCCAAGGACCTTCAAGATTTCGTCGACAAGCTCGAACGACCCCGTCGAATTCTGATGATGATCAAGGCAGGTTCGGCTATTGATGCTGTTATTGAACAGATCTCCCCTTATCTGCAGGAAGGTGATCTACTCATCGATGGTGGAAATTCCGAATTTCGTGATACCGAGCGACGTGTCGCCGAGTTAGAGAGCAAAAGCTTTGGATATATCGGGATGGGTGTCTCCGGTGGGGCTAAGGGTGCACTTGAAGGGCCGAGCATGATGCCAGGCGGAACAAAAACCTCCTATGAGGCGATTGAGAGCCTTGTTTGCAAGATGGCTGCCCAAGTTGAGGATGGTCCCTGTGTGACCTACATCGGTCCTGGAGGTTCTGGGCATTTCGTTAAAACCGTCCACAACGGGATCGAGTACGGCATTGAGCAGATTCTTGCTGAGGCCTATGACCTGATGAAGCGTGTTGGTGGCATGACCGGTACCCAGATGGCTGATGTCTTGGCGCAATGGAATGCCACAGAAGAGCTCTCTTCTTATCTGGTTGAGATCACCGAAGTATGTTTGCGCACCAAGGATCCTGACGATGGAAGTGACCTTGTTGAGAAAATTATGGATCAGGCAGGCCAGAAGGGAACTGGTCTATGGACCGTTGTCAGTGCCTTGGAGTTAGGAGCTTCAGTGCCAACCATTTACGCCTCTCTAAATGGCCGTGTGATGAGCTCAATGAAGCCTCAAAGAATTACCGCTGAGCAGATTTTGCATGGGTCAGCGATCAAACCATTTGATCTTGGTAGTTCCGCAGATGGCATGGCACCGCTCATGGACGCCGTCGTGTTGTCTTGCATGGCTAGTTACGCGCAGGGCATGGAGCTACTGCGTATAGCTTCTGCTGAATACAACTACAACTTGCATTTGCCCTCCATCGCGCAGATTTGGAAGGGTGGCTGCATCATCAGGTCCCGTCTGCTGAAGCGCATCCAGGATGCCTTTAATGCTGACCCTCAGCTTTCCAACTTGTTGATCGATCCTTGGTTCGCTGAGCAAGTGAACCGTCGCCTGCCGGGCCTAGCAAAGGTGGTAGCCGGCGCAGCTGAAGCCGGTATCCCAGTGCCTTGCTTCAGCAGCACGCTCGATTACATCAATAGCTATCGCACGGCACGATTACCACAGAATTTGGTGCAGGCCATGCGCGATTGCTTCGGCTCACATACCTACCAGCGGGTTGACAAAGAAGGAACCTTCCATACTGAGTGGCTGGACTGA
- a CDS encoding CIA30 family protein: MDLMPEASVQVQLNDFNSWSSLNDTIMGGSSQAACRVTSEGLILEGELVEQDGGFVSCRSPLLTPPLDLSSYRALQVEVNGDGRTLKLALGSRSGLFGLTERFYGGLRWVAQLPTKTSGTTSIEIPFSTLKPTVLAQPLAMPLRLIRFDASSINQVQLLHSKFGQPGELNPEFRPGPIRVLLRSIKAIH; this comes from the coding sequence ATGGATCTAATGCCCGAAGCCTCTGTTCAGGTTCAACTGAACGACTTCAACTCCTGGTCTAGCTTGAACGACACAATTATGGGCGGATCCAGCCAAGCTGCCTGTCGAGTGACCTCCGAGGGCCTGATCCTAGAAGGAGAACTTGTTGAACAGGATGGTGGCTTTGTCAGTTGCCGTTCACCCCTTTTGACCCCCCCTCTTGATCTTTCCAGCTATCGAGCCTTACAGGTGGAGGTGAATGGAGACGGTCGCACCCTAAAGCTTGCACTCGGCTCTCGTAGTGGGCTCTTTGGCCTCACTGAGCGTTTTTATGGTGGTTTGCGATGGGTCGCTCAGTTGCCGACTAAGACTTCTGGTACTACATCCATTGAGATCCCATTCAGCACACTGAAACCTACGGTGCTTGCCCAGCCTTTGGCTATGCCTCTGCGCTTGATTCGCTTTGATGCATCAAGTATCAACCAAGTGCAATTATTGCATTCTAAATTTGGTCAGCCAGGAGAACTAAACCCAGAATTCCGCCCTGGCCCAATTCGAGTTTTACTGCGCTCGATCAAAGCAATTCACTGA
- the pgl gene encoding 6-phosphogluconolactonase → MTTYKVERASDPEDLARRAAQKLASHIDLVLDQRDRVQIALSGGSTPAIAYRLLGQERLPWDRVDVFLGDERWVDARDDASNARMLRTTLLAEGPGSQAAFHPVPTVELPNPEASAEAYAKLVQETCAGDPPVFDLMVLGLGEDGHTASLFPGTDAPAVVDRWATVGKGKGLERITLTAPVLSSAREVIFLVSGVGKQVALKRLLDSAESAERTPARLVQPRSPILVLADEAALLG, encoded by the coding sequence ATGACGACCTACAAAGTTGAGCGAGCGAGCGACCCTGAGGATCTGGCACGTCGCGCCGCCCAGAAGCTCGCATCTCATATTGATCTGGTACTTGATCAGCGTGATCGCGTTCAGATCGCTCTCTCGGGAGGGAGCACTCCCGCTATTGCTTATAGGTTGCTTGGTCAGGAGCGACTGCCCTGGGATCGTGTTGATGTTTTTCTGGGGGATGAGCGCTGGGTTGATGCCAGGGATGACGCCAGTAACGCCCGCATGCTTCGTACGACACTTCTTGCTGAAGGCCCAGGATCGCAGGCTGCGTTTCATCCCGTGCCAACGGTGGAGCTGCCAAACCCTGAGGCCAGTGCCGAGGCCTACGCGAAGCTCGTGCAGGAAACCTGTGCAGGTGATCCGCCGGTGTTTGATCTAATGGTTTTAGGACTTGGTGAAGATGGCCATACAGCCTCTCTTTTTCCAGGAACGGATGCCCCCGCCGTTGTTGATCGCTGGGCTACTGTCGGTAAAGGGAAAGGTTTAGAAAGAATCACTCTCACCGCACCGGTGCTCAGCTCTGCACGCGAAGTGATCTTTCTTGTGAGTGGTGTAGGGAAGCAGGTTGCCCTGAAGCGCTTATTAGATTCTGCTGAATCAGCTGAACGCACGCCTGCCCGCTTGGTTCAACCTCGTTCACCGATTTTGGTCTTGGCAGATGAGGCCGCCTTACTCGGATAA
- the glpX gene encoding class II fructose-bisphosphatase, producing the protein MDRTLIQEILEVVEQAAIASAHLTGLGKKDEADAAAVEAMRKRMGQIQMQGRIVIGEGERDEAPMLYIGEEVGSGSGPGVDFAVDPCEGTNLCANNQRGSMAVLAASDRGGLFNAPDFYMKKLAAPPSAKGKVDIRKSATENINILSQCLGLAVSELTIVVMDRARHKGLISEIRATGARVQPISDGDVQAAIACGFAGTGTHCLMGIGAAPEGVISAAAMRALGGHFQGQLVYDPAIAQTSEWADYTKEGNIARLNEMGITDVDKIYEAEELASGKNVVFAGSGITDGLLFHGVKFEPDCTRTSSLVISTLDNTARFTNTVHIKDGAKSIALS; encoded by the coding sequence GTGGATCGCACTCTTATTCAGGAAATTCTCGAGGTCGTTGAGCAAGCTGCCATTGCGTCGGCACATCTGACTGGTCTCGGCAAGAAAGACGAAGCCGATGCAGCAGCTGTTGAAGCCATGCGCAAGCGGATGGGGCAAATCCAAATGCAGGGTCGCATCGTCATCGGTGAGGGGGAGCGCGACGAAGCCCCGATGCTTTATATCGGCGAAGAGGTTGGCAGCGGCAGCGGCCCAGGCGTTGACTTTGCCGTCGATCCCTGCGAAGGCACCAATCTTTGCGCCAACAACCAGCGAGGTTCGATGGCTGTACTGGCCGCATCTGATCGCGGTGGCCTTTTCAATGCTCCTGACTTTTACATGAAAAAGTTAGCGGCCCCCCCGTCAGCGAAAGGCAAGGTGGACATTCGCAAATCTGCCACCGAGAACATCAACATCCTTAGCCAGTGTCTTGGGCTTGCCGTGAGTGAACTCACCATTGTCGTGATGGATCGAGCTCGTCACAAAGGCCTGATTTCTGAGATACGAGCCACTGGTGCACGTGTTCAACCCATCTCAGATGGAGATGTTCAAGCTGCCATTGCCTGTGGGTTTGCCGGCACCGGCACCCACTGTCTAATGGGCATCGGTGCTGCTCCTGAGGGTGTGATTTCAGCTGCCGCAATGCGTGCTCTCGGTGGTCACTTTCAGGGCCAGCTGGTGTATGACCCCGCCATTGCTCAAACCAGTGAATGGGCCGATTACACAAAGGAAGGCAACATTGCCCGCCTCAATGAGATGGGCATTACTGATGTTGACAAGATCTATGAAGCCGAAGAACTGGCTTCCGGCAAAAATGTTGTTTTTGCGGGTAGTGGGATCACTGATGGACTGTTGTTCCATGGAGTTAAGTTCGAGCCTGACTGCACACGCACTAGCAGCTTGGTGATCAGCACTCTTGACAACACAGCTCGGTTTACCAATACCGTGCATATCAAGGATGGAGCTAAGAGCATCGCTCTGAGCTAA
- a CDS encoding glutamyl-tRNA reductase: MHIAVVGLSHRTAPVEIREKLSIPEQTMETSLQTLRGNDQILEVSILSTCNRLEIYTLVRHPERGISAISDFLGQHSGLATEDLSPHLFNFHHDEAVAHLMRVAAGLDSLVLGEGQILSQVKKMVRLGQEHKSMGPILNRLLTQAVSTGKRVRSETNLGTGAVSISSAAVELAQLKLGQAQGEDQLMTLESELVAVVGAGRMSRLLLQHLQAKGCSGVMLLNRTRQRAEDLSADFPELPVECRPLDDLNHCLSTCSLVFTSTAADDPIVDASLLKQLKRRSFLRLIDIGVPRNIASDVVDVPGVESHDVDDLHEVVSRNQEARQQMAKEAEVVLQEETRLFLEWWDSLEAVPTINRLRATLEAIRAEELQKALSRMGPDFSARERKVVEALSKGIINKILHTPVTQLRAPQARPERQQALRVVASLFELDPPLENG; encoded by the coding sequence ATGCACATTGCCGTCGTCGGCTTAAGTCATCGCACGGCGCCGGTGGAAATCCGTGAAAAGCTCAGCATCCCTGAGCAAACCATGGAGACCTCCCTGCAAACTCTTCGCGGCAACGATCAAATCCTTGAGGTTTCGATCCTTAGCACCTGCAATCGGCTTGAGATTTACACCTTGGTTCGTCACCCTGAACGAGGTATCTCCGCCATCAGTGATTTTCTAGGCCAACATTCAGGTTTGGCAACGGAAGATCTTTCCCCCCATCTGTTCAACTTTCATCACGATGAAGCAGTAGCCCACTTGATGAGGGTGGCTGCGGGTCTGGACAGTCTGGTTTTAGGAGAAGGGCAGATCCTTTCCCAGGTGAAGAAGATGGTGCGATTGGGGCAGGAGCACAAATCCATGGGCCCGATTCTTAACCGTCTGCTCACTCAGGCAGTCAGTACTGGCAAACGAGTTCGCAGTGAAACCAATCTGGGTACGGGGGCTGTCTCAATTAGTTCTGCGGCTGTGGAGTTAGCCCAACTGAAACTTGGCCAGGCGCAAGGGGAAGATCAGTTGATGACTCTGGAATCTGAGTTGGTCGCAGTAGTGGGTGCGGGGCGGATGAGCCGACTACTGCTTCAACATCTTCAGGCGAAAGGTTGTTCTGGGGTGATGTTGCTGAACCGCACGCGGCAACGAGCTGAGGATCTATCGGCTGATTTCCCTGAGCTCCCCGTTGAGTGTCGCCCCCTTGATGATTTGAACCATTGTCTAAGTACCTGTTCATTGGTATTTACCAGTACGGCTGCTGACGATCCGATTGTTGATGCATCTCTGCTCAAGCAGCTCAAGCGCCGCAGTTTTCTTCGTCTGATTGACATCGGCGTGCCGCGCAACATCGCCTCAGATGTGGTCGATGTACCCGGTGTTGAGTCCCATGATGTGGATGATTTGCATGAGGTAGTGTCTCGTAATCAGGAGGCCCGCCAACAGATGGCCAAAGAAGCAGAGGTTGTGCTCCAAGAAGAGACGCGTCTGTTTTTAGAGTGGTGGGACAGTCTTGAAGCTGTGCCAACCATTAATCGCTTAAGGGCGACCCTTGAGGCTATTCGTGCAGAGGAATTACAAAAAGCGCTCAGTCGTATGGGGCCTGATTTCTCTGCTCGAGAGCGCAAAGTCGTTGAGGCTTTAAGCAAAGGAATCATTAACAAAATTCTCCATACCCCAGTCACTCAGCTACGGGCTCCTCAGGCTCGTCCAGAGCGGCAACAGGCTCTGCGTGTGGTGGCGAGTTTGTTTGAGTTAGATCCACCACTAGAGAATGGGTAG
- a CDS encoding glucose-1-phosphate adenylyltransferase, giving the protein MKRVLAIILGGGAGTRLYPLTKMRAKPAVPLAGKYRLIDIPISNCINSSINKMYVLTQFNSASLNRHLGQSYNLSAAFGQGFVEVLAAQQTPESPSWFEGTADAVRKYQWLFQEWDVDEYLILSGDQLYRMDYSLFVEHHRRSGADLTVAALPVDAEQAEGFGLMRTDSDGNIQEFREKPKGESLKAMAVDTSRFGLSAESARNKPYLASMGIYVFSRATLFDLLHKNPSHKDFGKEVIPEALARGDRLQSYVFDEYWEDIGTIGAFYEANLALTQQPNPPFSFYDEKFPIYTRPRYLPPTKLVDAQITESIIGEGSILKSCSIHHCVLGVRSRVESDVVLQDSLVMGSDFYESSEERTLLRQGGGIPLGVGQGTTVKGAILDKNTRIGNNVTIVNKDHVEEADRADEGFYIRNGIVVVVKNATISDGTVI; this is encoded by the coding sequence ATGAAGCGTGTTTTGGCCATCATTCTCGGGGGAGGAGCTGGAACGCGCCTCTACCCCCTCACCAAGATGCGGGCCAAGCCGGCCGTACCTCTTGCAGGCAAATATCGTCTGATTGACATCCCAATCAGCAACTGCATTAACTCCAGCATCAACAAGATGTATGTGTTGACGCAGTTCAACAGCGCTTCTCTGAATCGGCACCTTGGACAGAGCTACAACCTCAGTGCTGCCTTTGGTCAAGGTTTTGTAGAAGTTCTTGCCGCACAGCAGACCCCAGAAAGTCCTTCATGGTTTGAGGGGACTGCGGATGCAGTTCGTAAATATCAGTGGTTGTTTCAGGAATGGGATGTCGATGAATATCTGATCCTCTCTGGTGATCAGCTCTACCGTATGGATTACAGCCTTTTTGTGGAGCACCATCGTCGCTCAGGTGCTGATCTCACAGTGGCGGCTCTTCCCGTTGATGCAGAACAGGCTGAGGGATTTGGTCTCATGCGAACGGATAGCGATGGCAACATCCAAGAGTTCCGTGAAAAGCCCAAGGGTGAATCCCTCAAGGCCATGGCCGTCGATACCTCTCGATTTGGCTTGTCAGCTGAGTCAGCAAGGAACAAGCCCTATCTCGCCTCAATGGGGATCTATGTGTTCAGTCGCGCCACTCTCTTCGATTTGCTGCATAAGAACCCTTCTCACAAGGATTTCGGCAAGGAGGTGATTCCTGAGGCCCTAGCTCGAGGTGACCGGCTTCAAAGCTATGTGTTCGATGAGTACTGGGAAGACATCGGCACGATAGGAGCTTTTTATGAGGCAAATTTGGCTCTCACCCAGCAGCCCAATCCACCTTTCAGTTTCTATGACGAGAAGTTCCCGATCTATACAAGACCCCGTTATCTACCGCCAACAAAACTGGTCGATGCGCAAATCACGGAATCAATTATTGGAGAGGGATCCATCCTCAAATCCTGCAGTATTCATCATTGCGTCCTTGGTGTGCGAAGCCGAGTTGAGAGCGATGTGGTCCTGCAAGATTCCCTGGTGATGGGCTCTGATTTCTATGAATCATCCGAGGAACGCACTCTTCTAAGGCAAGGAGGAGGCATCCCGCTCGGCGTTGGCCAAGGCACCACCGTGAAGGGTGCGATCCTCGACAAGAACACACGCATCGGCAACAACGTCACGATCGTCAACAAGGATCACGTTGAGGAAGCCGATCGTGCTGATGAGGGCTTCTACATCCGCAATGGGATCGTGGTAGTGGTCAAAAATGCCACCATTTCTGATGGCACCGTGATTTGA